From Penicillium digitatum chromosome 5, complete sequence, one genomic window encodes:
- a CDS encoding translation machinery associated TMA7, with translation MGGIGREGGKAKPLKAAKKEKKELDDDDIAHQAKLRADAKARKEMQDAAKGKKGPLNTGQQGIKKSGKK, from the exons ATGGGTGGTATCGGCAGAGAAG GTGGCAAGGCTAAGCCCTTGAAGGCTgccaagaaggagaagaaggagcttgacgatgatgacatcGCCCACCAGGCTAAGCTCAGGGCTG ACGCCAAGGCCCGTAAGGAGATGCAGGATGCggccaagggcaagaagggtCCTCTCAACACCGGCCAGCAAGGCATCAAGAAGTCCGGCAAGAAATAA